From Medicago truncatula cultivar Jemalong A17 chromosome 7, MtrunA17r5.0-ANR, whole genome shotgun sequence, a single genomic window includes:
- the LOC112418034 gene encoding uncharacterized protein isoform X1 codes for MSSQVNSDIPPSSTPVVMLSAPDTQDNPQEAFHTPPEQASPHSSDVNVVPPSAGSQVLDDPSDDSVFLDEIKNFHDDFQLGFGEDFPPVNDDDPSDNVVRHSAGSQVLDDPSDDSVFLDEIKNFHDDFQLGFGEDFPPVNDDDPSDNVVRHSAGSQVLDDPSDDSVFLDEIKNFHDDFQLGFGEDFPPVNDDDPSDNVVRHSAGSQVLDDPSDDSVFLDEIKNFHDDFQLGFGEDFPPVNDDDPSDNVVRHSAGSQVLDDPSDHSVFLDEIKNFHDDFQLGFGEDFLPVNDDHSCKDIPMDKNSVPEKNAVNDVDLFRETERSSSYEIGEGSRNVNLVEGHNHNRSSGEGGEVSESLNVFDVLRYLANTANKVEDDGLTLLESLKRAGIKFPRPSWWSDDMKSELFNFDDEEQRK; via the exons ATGTCATCTCAGGTTAACTCCGATATCCCACCCTCCTCCACTCCCGTCGTCATGCTCTCTGCTCCCGACACCCAGGACAACCCCCAAGAAGCCTTTCACACTCCGCCGGAGCAAGCCTCACCTCACTCTTCCGACGTCAATGTTGTTCCTCCCTCTGCTGGGTCCCAG GTGTTAGATGATCCTTCTGATGATTCGGTGTTTTTGGATGAAATAAAGAACTTTCACGATGACTTTCAATTAGGGTTTGGAGAAGATTTTCCGCCTGTGAATGACGATGATCCTTCTGACAATGTTGTTCGTCACTCTGCTGGGTCCCAGGTGTTAGATGATCCTTCTGATGATTCGGTGTTTTTGGATGAAATAAAGAACTTTCACGATGACTTTCAATTAGGGTTTGGAGAAGATTTTCCGCCTGTGAATGACGATGATCCTTCTGACAATGTTGTTCGTCACTCTGCTGGGTCCCAGGTGTTAGATGATCCTTCTGATGATTCGGTGTTTTTGGATGAAATAAAGAACTTTCACGATGACTTTCAATTAGGGTTTGGAGAAGATTTTCCGCCTGTGAATGACGATGATCCTTCTGACAATGTTGTTCGTCACTCTGCTGGGTCCCAGGTGTTAGATGATCCTTCTGATGATTCGGTGTTTTTGGATGAAATAAAGAACTTTCACGATGACTTTCAATTAGGGTTTGGAGAAGATTTTCCGCCTGTGAATGACGATGATCCTTCTGACAATGTTGTTCGTCACTCTGCTGGGTCCCAGGTGTTAGATGATCCTTCTGATCATTCGGTGTTTTTGGATGAAATAAAGAACTTTCACGATGACTTTCAATTAGGGTTTGGAGAAGATTTTCTGCCTGTGAATGACGATCATTCTTGCAAAGATATTCCAATGGACAAAAACTCTGTCCCAGAGAAAAATGCTGTGAACGACGTTGATTTGTTCAGAGAAACTGAAAGATCTTCAAGTTATGAGATTGGAGAAGGTTCTCGAAACGTTAACCTGGTAGAAGGGCACAACCACAACAGGTCAAGTGGTGAGGGTGGAGAAGTTTCTGAAAGCTTGAATGTGTTTGATGTATTGAGATATCTTGCTAATACCGCTAATAAAGTAGAAGATGATGGTCTTACTTTGTTGGAATCTCTTAAGCGTGCCGGTATTAAATTTCCTCGTCCAAGTTGGTGGTCGGACGATATGAAATCTGAACTCTTCAACTTTGATGATGAAGAGCAGAGGAAGTGA
- the LOC25497915 gene encoding sulfite oxidase isoform X3 — MEDIRKLPRYNVTATLQCAGNRRTAMSKTKTVKGVGWGVSAIGNAVWGGSKLSDVLELVGIPKLTSTTKFGGKYVEFVSIDRCKEENGGPYKASITLSQATNPEADVLLACEMNGEPLNRDHGYPLRVVVPGVIGARSVKWLEAINIIAEECQGFFVQKDYKMFPPSVNWDNINWSSRRPQMDFPVQCVICSVEDMTTIPPGKVKISGYAASGGGRGIERVDVSVDGGKSWMEASRFQKSGIPYTADDDDNSDKWAWVLFEVTAEIQQSTEIIAKAVDSAGNVQPEKVEDIWNLRGILNTSWHRIQLQVIDSNP; from the exons ATGGAAGATATCAG GAAGCTTCCCAGGTACAATGTCACCGCCACACTACAG TGTGCCGGAAATAGAAGAACTGCTATGAGCAAGACTAAAACAGTTAAGGGAGTTGGTTGGGGTGTGTCTGCTATTGGAAATG CTGTTTGGGGTGGTTCTAAACTGAGTGATGTTCTTGAGCTTGTTGGAATACCAAAGTTGACGAGTACCACTAAATTCGGAGGAAAATATGTCGAATTTGTAAGCATTGATCGGTGTAAG GAGGAAAATGGAGGTCCATACAAGGCATCAATTACCCTCAGTCAAGCTACAAATCCTGAAGCCGATGTTCTACTTGCTTGTGAGATGAACGGAGAA CCTCTTAATAGGGATCATGGTTATCCATTACGCGTGGTTGTTCCTGGCGTTATTGGAGCTCGGTCTGTTAAATGGCTGGAAGCTATCAATATCATAGCAGAAGAATGTCAG GGGTTTTTCGTGCAAAAAGACTACAAAATGTTTCCTCCATCAGTAAATTGGGATAACATTAATTGGTCATCTAGAAGACCTCAAATGGATTTTCCTGTTCAG TGTGTTATATGTTCTGTAGAAGATATGACCACAATTCCGCCGGGGAAG GTAAAAATTAGTGGATATGCAGCATCAGGTGGTGGCAGAGGCATTGAAAGAGTGGATGTGTCTGTTGATGGAGGAAAGAGTTGGATGGAAGCTTCAAGGTTTCAAAAAAGTGGCATTCCTTATACAGCAGATGATGATGACAACAGTGACAAATGGGCATGGGTGCTTTTTGAGGTCACTGCTGAAATTCAACAAAGCACTGAGATTATTGCTAAAGCG GTGGATTCAGCAGGAAATGTTCAACCTGAAAAGGTTGAAGATATTTGGAACTTGAGAGGGATATTAAACACTTCATGGCATCGGATACAACTTCAAGTCATTGATTCTAACCCTTAA
- the LOC112418034 gene encoding uncharacterized protein isoform X2, whose amino-acid sequence MSSQVNSDIPPSSTPVVMLSAPDTQDNPQEAFHTPPEQASLHSSDVNVVPPSAGSQVLDDPSDDSVFLDEIKNFHDDFQLGFGEDFPPVNDDDPSDNVVRHSAGSQVLDDPSDDSVFLDEIKNFHDDFQLGFGEDFPPVNDDDPSDNVVRHSAGSQVLDDPSDDSVFLDEIKNFHDDFQLGFGEDFPPVNDDDPSDNVVRHSAGSQVLDDPSDDSVFLDEIKNFHDDFQLGFGEDFPPVNDDDPSDNVVRHSAGSQVLDDPSDHSVFLDEIKNFHDDFQLGFGEDFLPVNDDHSCKDIPMDKNSVPEKNAVNDVDLFRETERSSSYEIGEGSRNVNLVEGHNHNRSSGEGGEVSESLNVFDVLRYLANTANKVEDDGLTLLESLKRAGIKFPRPSWWSDDMKSELFNFDDEEQRK is encoded by the exons ATGTCATCTCAGGTTAACTCCGATATCCCACCCTCCTCCACTCCCGTCGTCATGCTCTCTGCTCCCGACACCCAGGACAACCCCCAAGAAGCCTTTCACACTCCGCCGGAGCAAGCCTCACTTCACTCTTCCGACGTCAATGTTGTTCCTCCCTCTGCTGGGTCCCAG GTGTTAGATGATCCTTCTGATGATTCGGTGTTTTTGGATGAAATAAAGAACTTTCACGATGACTTTCAATTAGGGTTTGGAGAAGATTTTCCGCCTGTGAATGACGATGATCCTTCTGACAATGTTGTTCGTCACTCTGCTGGGTCCCAGGTGTTAGATGATCCTTCTGATGATTCGGTGTTTTTGGATGAAATAAAGAACTTTCACGATGACTTTCAATTAGGGTTTGGAGAAGATTTTCCGCCTGTGAATGACGATGATCCTTCTGACAATGTTGTTCGTCACTCTGCTGGGTCCCAGGTGTTAGATGATCCTTCTGATGATTCGGTGTTTTTGGATGAAATAAAGAACTTTCACGATGACTTTCAATTAGGGTTTGGAGAAGATTTTCCGCCTGTGAATGACGATGATCCTTCTGACAATGTTGTTCGTCACTCTGCTGGGTCCCAGGTGTTAGATGATCCTTCTGATGATTCGGTGTTTTTGGATGAAATAAAGAACTTTCACGATGACTTTCAATTAGGGTTTGGAGAAGATTTTCCGCCTGTGAATGACGATGATCCTTCTGACAATGTTGTTCGTCACTCTGCTGGGTCCCAGGTGTTAGATGATCCTTCTGATCATTCGGTGTTTTTGGATGAAATAAAGAACTTTCACGATGACTTTCAATTAGGGTTTGGAGAAGATTTTCTGCCTGTGAATGACGATCATTCTTGCAAAGATATTCCAATGGACAAAAACTCTGTCCCAGAGAAAAATGCTGTGAACGACGTTGATTTGTTCAGAGAAACTGAAAGATCTTCAAGTTATGAGATTGGAGAAGGTTCTCGAAACGTTAACCTGGTAGAAGGGCACAACCACAACAGGTCAAGTGGTGAGGGTGGAGAAGTTTCTGAAAGCTTGAATGTGTTTGATGTATTGAGATATCTTGCTAATACCGCTAATAAAGTAGAAGATGATGGTCTTACTTTGTTGGAATCTCTTAAGCGTGCCGGTATTAAATTTCCTCGTCCAAGTTGGTGGTCGGACGATATGAAATCTGAACTCTTCAACTTTGATGATGAAGAGCAGAGGAAGTGA
- the LOC25497914 gene encoding uncharacterized protein, whose protein sequence is MASVSFFSQPLAFVASPSDRARFGASSKIRFIRVHNNHKPAGLTVSRAAASSSSSSAAALVFRDLDADDFRHPVDKENTMMLRAIPGLKQVGKALLGTVTEQVMLLENIGTSVLVSKNQLSDLHTLMAEAAEILNINAPDLYVRQSPVPNAYTLAISGKRPFVVIHTSLVELLTRAELQAVLAHELGHLKCDHGVWLTYANILTLGAYTVPGIGGLIAQTLEEQIFRWLRAAELTCDRAALLVAQDPRVVISVLMKLAGGCPSLADQLNVDAFLEQARSYEKAASSPVGWYIRNAQTSQLSHPLPVLRASEIDEWSRSSAYKSLLKRGTPIRSHQQKKF, encoded by the exons ATggcttccgtttctttcttttctcagCCACTCGCTTTCGTTGCTTCGCCTTCGGATAGAGCCCGGTTCGGTGCCAGTTCAAAGATCCGGTTCATTCGGGTtcacaacaatcacaaaccaGCTGGATTAACTGTTTCTAGAGCTGctgcttcatcttcttcttcttctgctgcTGCTTTAGTCTTTCGTGACCTTGATGCTGATGATTTTCGTCACCCTGTTGATAAAGAG AATACAATGATGCTGAGAGCGATTCCGGGATTGAAACAAGTGGGAAAAGCTCTTCTAG GAACTGTAACAGAGCAGGTCATGCTCCTTGAGAACATAGGGACATCCGTCCTTGTCTCCAAAAATCAG CTTTCTGATCTTCACACCTTAATGGCGGAAGCTGCAGAAATATTAAATATCAATGCCCCTGATCTATATGTTCGTCAAAGTCCTGTGCCAAATGCATACACATTAGCTATAAGTGGTAAACGACCATTTGTCGTTATTCATACTAGCCTAGTGGAGCTCCTTACAAGAGCTGAATTGCAG GCTGTTTTGGCTCATGAGTTGGGTCACCTAAAATGTGATCATGGTGTGTGGCTTACATATGCAAATATTCTAACTCTTGGAGCCTATACTGTACCTG GTATTGGAGGTTTGATAGCTCAGACTCTGGAAGAGCAGATTTTCCGCTGGCTTCGAGCAGCTGAGTTAACTTGTGACCGTGCAGCTCTTCTTGTTGCTCAAGACCCAAGG GTTGTCATCTCAGTCCTCATGAAATTAGCCGGTGGATGCCCGTCTTTGGCTGATCAACTAAATGTTGATGCATTCCTGGAGCAAGCTCGCTCTTATGAAAAAGCTGCTTCCAGCCCTGTTGGATGGTACATAAG GAATGCTCAAACAAGCCAACTTTCGCATCCTCTGCCTGTTCTACGTGCTAGTGAAATTGATGAATGGTCAAGAAGTTCAGCTTATAAATCTCTTTTGAAACGTGGAACACCTATTCGATCACACCAACAGAAAAAATTCTAG
- the LOC25497915 gene encoding sulfite oxidase isoform X2 has product MTPSGEMNMLFQKRKNEHGHKSSQEPFNAEPPQSALFSAYLTPADLFYKRNHGPIPIVDDIGKYSVSISGLIENPKQLFMEDIRKLPRYNVTATLQCAGNRRTAMSKTKTVKGVGWGVSAIGNAVWGGSKLSDVLELVGIPKLTSTTKFGGKYVEFVSIDRCKEENGGPYKASITLSQATNPEADVLLACEMNGEPLNRDHGYPLRVVVPGVIGARSVKWLEAINIIAEECQGFFVQKDYKMFPPSVNWDNINWSSRRPQMDFPVQCVICSVEDMTTIPPGKVKISGYAASGGGRGIERVDVSVDGGKSWMEASRFQKSGIPYTADDDDNSDKWAWVLFEVTAEIQQSTEIIAKAVDSAGNVQPEKVEDIWNLRGILNTSWHRIQLQVIDSNP; this is encoded by the exons ATGACACCTAGTGGAGAAATGAAcatgctttttcaaaaaagaaagaatgaacATGGACACAAAAGCAGTCAG GAACCTTTCAATGCCGAGCCACCACAATCTGCCTTGTTTTCGGCATATTTGACTCCTGCAGATTTATTCTACAAGAGAAATCATGGCCCCATACCGATAGTTGATGACATTGGAAA ATACAGTGTGTCAATATCTGGATTGATAGAAAATCCCAAACAACTTTTTATGGAAGATATCAG GAAGCTTCCCAGGTACAATGTCACCGCCACACTACAG TGTGCCGGAAATAGAAGAACTGCTATGAGCAAGACTAAAACAGTTAAGGGAGTTGGTTGGGGTGTGTCTGCTATTGGAAATG CTGTTTGGGGTGGTTCTAAACTGAGTGATGTTCTTGAGCTTGTTGGAATACCAAAGTTGACGAGTACCACTAAATTCGGAGGAAAATATGTCGAATTTGTAAGCATTGATCGGTGTAAG GAGGAAAATGGAGGTCCATACAAGGCATCAATTACCCTCAGTCAAGCTACAAATCCTGAAGCCGATGTTCTACTTGCTTGTGAGATGAACGGAGAA CCTCTTAATAGGGATCATGGTTATCCATTACGCGTGGTTGTTCCTGGCGTTATTGGAGCTCGGTCTGTTAAATGGCTGGAAGCTATCAATATCATAGCAGAAGAATGTCAG GGGTTTTTCGTGCAAAAAGACTACAAAATGTTTCCTCCATCAGTAAATTGGGATAACATTAATTGGTCATCTAGAAGACCTCAAATGGATTTTCCTGTTCAG TGTGTTATATGTTCTGTAGAAGATATGACCACAATTCCGCCGGGGAAG GTAAAAATTAGTGGATATGCAGCATCAGGTGGTGGCAGAGGCATTGAAAGAGTGGATGTGTCTGTTGATGGAGGAAAGAGTTGGATGGAAGCTTCAAGGTTTCAAAAAAGTGGCATTCCTTATACAGCAGATGATGATGACAACAGTGACAAATGGGCATGGGTGCTTTTTGAGGTCACTGCTGAAATTCAACAAAGCACTGAGATTATTGCTAAAGCG GTGGATTCAGCAGGAAATGTTCAACCTGAAAAGGTTGAAGATATTTGGAACTTGAGAGGGATATTAAACACTTCATGGCATCGGATACAACTTCAAGTCATTGATTCTAACCCTTAA
- the LOC120575771 gene encoding pentatricopeptide repeat-containing protein At5g06540, with the protein MKNLSLWTTMICGYAQNCCYNEALDLFERMVVVGFEPNGATLASVLSVCARSGCLELGERIHEFMRVKGVEVGVILGTALVYMYAKNGDILTARKLFDEMPERNVVTWNAMICGLASHGHVEDALGLFECMKEEEIVVPNAVTFVGVLSACCHAGLIDVGREVFCSMKVVHGIEPTIEHYGCMVDLLGRGGKLLEAEEVIKGMPWKPDVVILGALLAASKNNGNTEVAERVVKQILTLDPHNHGVHVSLSNMYAEAGQWQEVSRLRKMMKEEKLKKAPGWSLVTT; encoded by the coding sequence ATGAAAAATTTGAGTCTTTGGACCACGATGATTTGTGGGTATGCTCAGAATTGTTGTTATAATGAGGCTTTGGATCTTTTTGAGAGGATGGTTGTTGTTGGGTTTGAGCCTAATGGTGCTACTTTGGCTTCGGTGTTGTCGGTTTGTGCTCGGTCGGGTTGTCTTGAGCTTGGGGAAAGGATTCATGAGTTTATGAGAGTGAAAGGGGTTGAAGTGGGAGTTATTCTTGGGACCGCGTTGGTTTATATGTATGCGAAGAATGGGGATATTTTGACGGCGAGGAagttgtttgatgaaatgcctgAGCGGAATGTTGTTACTTGGAATGCTATGATTTGTGGTTTGGCTTCTCATGGACATGTTGAAGATGCTCTTGGTTTGTTTGAGTGTATGAAGGAGGAGGAGATTGTTGTTCCTAATGCTGTCACATTTGTTGGGGTTTTATCTGCTTGTTGTCATGCAGGTTTGATTGATGTCGGCCGCGAGGTTTTTTGTTCGATGAAGGTTGTGCATGGAATTGAGCCGACGATTGAGCATTATGGGTGCATGGTTGATCTTCTTGGGAGAGGGGGTAAGTTGCTAGAGGCAGAGGAAGTGATAAAAGGGATGCCATGGAAACCTGACGTGGTTATTTTGGGAGCTTTATTGGCAGCTAGCAAGAATAATGGAAACACCGAGGTTGCTGAAAGGGTTGTGAAACAAATTCTTACTCTGGATCCTCATAATCATGGTGTTCATGTTTCTTTGTCGAATATGTACGCAGAGGCTGGACAATGGCAGGAGGTTTCGAGATTgaggaagatgatgaaagaAGAGAAACTCAAGAAAGCTCCGGGGTGGAGCCTTGTTACCACTTAA
- the LOC25497915 gene encoding sulfite oxidase isoform X1 yields the protein MPGITGPSDYSKEPIRHPSLQINSKEPFNAEPPQSALFSAYLTPADLFYKRNHGPIPIVDDIGKYSVSISGLIENPKQLFMEDIRKLPRYNVTATLQCAGNRRTAMSKTKTVKGVGWGVSAIGNAVWGGSKLSDVLELVGIPKLTSTTKFGGKYVEFVSIDRCKEENGGPYKASITLSQATNPEADVLLACEMNGEPLNRDHGYPLRVVVPGVIGARSVKWLEAINIIAEECQGFFVQKDYKMFPPSVNWDNINWSSRRPQMDFPVQCVICSVEDMTTIPPGKVKISGYAASGGGRGIERVDVSVDGGKSWMEASRFQKSGIPYTADDDDNSDKWAWVLFEVTAEIQQSTEIIAKAVDSAGNVQPEKVEDIWNLRGILNTSWHRIQLQVIDSNP from the exons ATGCCAGGAATCACAGGTCCTTCAGATTATTCTAAAGAACCTATTCGTCACCCCTCTCTTCAAATTAACTCCAAG GAACCTTTCAATGCCGAGCCACCACAATCTGCCTTGTTTTCGGCATATTTGACTCCTGCAGATTTATTCTACAAGAGAAATCATGGCCCCATACCGATAGTTGATGACATTGGAAA ATACAGTGTGTCAATATCTGGATTGATAGAAAATCCCAAACAACTTTTTATGGAAGATATCAG GAAGCTTCCCAGGTACAATGTCACCGCCACACTACAG TGTGCCGGAAATAGAAGAACTGCTATGAGCAAGACTAAAACAGTTAAGGGAGTTGGTTGGGGTGTGTCTGCTATTGGAAATG CTGTTTGGGGTGGTTCTAAACTGAGTGATGTTCTTGAGCTTGTTGGAATACCAAAGTTGACGAGTACCACTAAATTCGGAGGAAAATATGTCGAATTTGTAAGCATTGATCGGTGTAAG GAGGAAAATGGAGGTCCATACAAGGCATCAATTACCCTCAGTCAAGCTACAAATCCTGAAGCCGATGTTCTACTTGCTTGTGAGATGAACGGAGAA CCTCTTAATAGGGATCATGGTTATCCATTACGCGTGGTTGTTCCTGGCGTTATTGGAGCTCGGTCTGTTAAATGGCTGGAAGCTATCAATATCATAGCAGAAGAATGTCAG GGGTTTTTCGTGCAAAAAGACTACAAAATGTTTCCTCCATCAGTAAATTGGGATAACATTAATTGGTCATCTAGAAGACCTCAAATGGATTTTCCTGTTCAG TGTGTTATATGTTCTGTAGAAGATATGACCACAATTCCGCCGGGGAAG GTAAAAATTAGTGGATATGCAGCATCAGGTGGTGGCAGAGGCATTGAAAGAGTGGATGTGTCTGTTGATGGAGGAAAGAGTTGGATGGAAGCTTCAAGGTTTCAAAAAAGTGGCATTCCTTATACAGCAGATGATGATGACAACAGTGACAAATGGGCATGGGTGCTTTTTGAGGTCACTGCTGAAATTCAACAAAGCACTGAGATTATTGCTAAAGCG GTGGATTCAGCAGGAAATGTTCAACCTGAAAAGGTTGAAGATATTTGGAACTTGAGAGGGATATTAAACACTTCATGGCATCGGATACAACTTCAAGTCATTGATTCTAACCCTTAA